CTCAGTCCTGAATATTTTTCTTTACTGTCTAATTTTTGAGAAGAAAAGCAGGCAAATAATCAAACACTACTCATATTCAAACCGTGCTGGGtgggcgggggggtggggggttagaAAATCCCATTTTATGTCTGACAAACAGTATGTTGTGATACTTAATCATTCACAGGCCCATCTGCATGTCAGCGAAGTTGAAGAAGTTGTCCACATCTCGAGAGGACGTATTTTTGTTATCGGAGACAAAAACCTGTAGAggaaaaaaggacattaaatgtTGTAGAtaagttttttttgttggatATTTttccagagaaagagaagcGACCTGTGTCAAACAGGAAAGACAGATGCTGCTAAAACAGTGCCATTACCTTGGTCCCACTGAATACTTCGTTAGCGATGTTCTTGCAGGCATCCACGACTCCGTCACCGTTCAGCTCGAGTGCAGTGACGGGACCTTTGGGAGGAAGACGTGAAAGTCACAATCCCGCAGAGCAACAACAGTCCGAATGTCTGTACTGGTGATTTCCAAACATTCCAACTGCTGTGCAAGTCCACAGCTACAGTTAACTACAGTGAAATCCAGGTTTCCATCCATAAAATCCTGTTACtttaacacacactgtacacacagtacatgctCTCTACTGAAATGGACATCCTGACACTTTCCAGCATTTACCGCCAAatctgtgtgttcattcagCTGATTTCTGCACCCAGTGAAggtcagcagcagtcagtgatgTTGTCATAATGAAAATCTAATGCTAGCACGTTGACCAGGTcattttttttggcttgtgaaaaacagcagaaagcaaCAGTGGACTGTGGTCTGAGAGGGGTTAAAGTCGATGTTAAGCATTTGGGtggaagaagaacaacaaattcctcgtatgtgtaaaatcatacttggcaataaagctttttctgattctgattctgaaggaatcaaagagaaacagagcgGTGTGAGTTTTTGATATAAATTCTAAGAAAACAGTCATTATAGCATTTTTATGCCTATTGGAAGATCACGAACTGACCCTCTTTGTCAGTTTTGACATATTAAGACACACGgtgcttttttcctctctgtactCTCATCactgtaaatgcaaatgagcttgctgcagctgcaggcttATGAAACAACCTCAGCAGATAACATCTCACACAAATCTGTCTGAGTTCCCGGGCAGCTGATATTTTGAAGATATTTCtaagcaacaacaaaatgaaacaacaaaaaaaaaagaaaagtaccTTTGGTGATCCACTCCACCAGATCCTCTGCACTGTTCTGGAACACCCGCTTCACATCTTCAGGCCGCATCGAGACTTCCTTCGTCTGGACCAGCACAAAACCTTTAGCGGTTGCCTGTGCAAATGAGACGGGCAAAGTTAAATAACACAAATCTGAGGTGAGCCACGAAGCGCTTTAagaatcccacacacacacacacagaggagatgaaCTGCGAAGATGAGTCTCGCAGCAAGACGTCTCGACTGTCCCACACCAGCCTCATGCTCTTGTGATAGAGTAACGCATACTTTGgcaacagcacaaacatcacTGGAATGTTCAAGAAGCAACACAGCCAGCCGAACACGGTGGATTAGCACTTCAGTCACACCATTCTTCAAGTTTAAAGCGAGTTAAAAATCCCTTAATGTGGAATACGTAGAGGTTACTGTGCTTATAAAAACACTTACAACACTGATCTGCAAATACCAATCAATggaatatgcaaatgtatgCTAATGTGTGCgttgaaaaaacacattaaacacactgaggtGCAACGGCCTCAATTAGAGCGTCTGGCATTTTAAACTCCGAGTCACGTATAATCAGAAGAAATAATTAGGCGGTTTGATAAGACTTGTTATCTTAAACCTCCTTCCTTGGGTGATAAAAGCTTCAGTGACGATGCAGCTCTTTTCATTTGGCTGATGACGCACTTCAGATGCTCTACTTGTTTTTAATTACTCCAAGAAGGCTAAAGCTAGATTTCTTGAATATCGTAACTTCATTTAGGATTTCTGTTAAACTTCTGTTCCTTCTATGTGGTGCAGGCTGCacagatttgtgttttctttcagttcaCATTGCAACCTTTTCAAGCACACACCCAAACTTTGTGTAAGCAGTGTGTCATCAGgtgtgctgctctgtttcatcATCGCCGCCACCGTTTTCCATTCCCATCCTAAAAACACACTTGTTAAAGTCCTTTTCATTCTTCTTACCTCATCAATCATTTTGCGGGCGTTTGCGGTGGTGTACTCTCCAgcgaagaaaacaaacaggcaggaCTCTTCGCTGTCCTTTCGTCTCCCTCCTTTTGTCAAAGGCACAATGCTTCGTGTGGGGTCAGTGGAGATTCGCACAGACTTGAAGTCAGACTCGCCGTCTGGAACTGGTACAAAATCCAGAACTGCTGAAGCCTCTGGCAACAAGCTCCAGTTGTTCTCTCCAGACACCGGTGTGAAGTCGTGGATGTTGCTCCAGTTGTTGTTGAATATGCTGAGCCCAGCGTCCTTGAAGTGGAAGGCCAGCTCGGGGTAGTAGTACTGAAAGCAGCCAAACTTCATACCCGTAGATGACTCGATGATGGGCTGAGTGGCGCAGCACAAGAACACCTCCATCTTTTTACAGTCCCGTGTGCGAAACTGCTGGCAGGCCACCACACACTTTATGTCCTTACagtctctgaaaaacacactgccCTTGACGGGTCCTAGAACAATGCGGCAGTTGACACAGTCATCGATGGTGATAGTCGCTGAGTGGTCGAACACGTAGATGTTGCAGTTCTCACACTCTTGGATGACAAACTGTTGCCCGTTCAGTTTGCCAGGCAGACGGCCCACCGTGACATCTTTGAGCCCTGTCAGCATGTAGTCTTTGGGATCAACCTGTGCAAAGGGAAAGGAGGCTAGATGAGTATTCAAACAACATGTTTAGAGATGCACTAAATTCCCTTTCCTGAACCACACTGGTATCTGATATACTCCCACCTCCATCATCCAGCAACAACACTTATAAGTTTCTTAGTGTCTTAACTTCCAGGTAGCTATAGAACACTAAGTTTTAGACTTGCTTTTATCAGTTATACATGCTATCTACTTTCTAATATTCCCCTAAAATTACAGGTGTTTTACTTTTCCATGCGTAAGTGGTATTCGATCACTTCCtaatttgcatgtgtgtaccAAACTAATTTCTGACTCCACAACCGGATACTGCACGAGGCAGGGTTTATTTGGTGTACCACAGCTGAAGAGCAACATCCCATGAGTCAAAACGGAAGTTGAGCCGCCGGTGAGTTAACGCCTATAGTGTCTGAGCAAGCCATGTTAAATGCGGTCAGCTGTGGAGCAGCAGTGTTATGAAGTAATCCGATAATGAGATAACGCGGGATGCATgaagtaagagagagagagggcgaggcTTTGAGCCTGAAACTCAAGAGTGTTTTCAACTGAAAATGAGCGTTGCATGCATCCCCTGGCTATTTAGGTAACAGCTAATATGGTGGCCACGATAAACCGCCGCTGCGCGACGACTCTGGTTGTTAAACAGTGCTAgtttacagctgcagcactcAGGAAGTCAGGTCAGACGTACGAACACCGTGAGGGGACGCACTGGCTGGTACAACAGGGTCACTGACCCTCGTCGTAGAAGACAGCTAAAACACATGTTTTTGTCACACAAACGTTAGCTACGTGTTTAATTAGCACGCTGAAAGGTGTGAATGCAGCTAACCGCGCCTCTTGGGTAATGTACGTAACGCTACAGTGATATTAGCCACCTGGAAGCGACTTAACGCTCAAGTTAAAAGATGTTAAGCTGTCGGGTTTAGCTAGTTAGGGCCTCCATTTGGCACCAGTTTATTCTATTTTAGCACTTTACGTTTCACAGGACCTACGCGTTACCTTTTCTCTCTTATCCCAGCTGTACTGTTTCGGTGCCTCGTCGGTGTTGTTGCCAAGGGGAACCGCGTTGCTTGTCGTCGTAGTTTCGACAGTCGTTGTTGTCGGCGTACGATCCTCTTTTTCTGATGACTTCCTTTTGGATTTTTTCGAAAAGAAGCACCCCATTTTGGTCTTTCAGTGGCTACcagacaaaaacagtttttgaaCCGTAACGTTGGCTCGGAGAACACGAGAAAATGTGAGTGAGAAGCTTACGTGCACTTTAGTTGACAAGATTTTTTTTAGCTTCCTGTTTCCCAGCTTCGTTTCGCAACCAATCGGTACCGTGGTAGTCGTtacaacagccaatcacagaccTGGATAGAGTGACTGGTTCATGTGAAAGAGGCGTGTACTCATGGGGCGTTTAAGTACACgcagaaaaaaagagtttcGCTACcagatttattttaaacatattttaatgCGAGTAAAttgatacaaaataaaaacagagatgttAAATGTCGTCTTCCCAAGTTCAATTTCATATGTTTACTTCGTCTATcgtacaaaaacacacaataactgCAATTGTGAAATACACTACAGTCGCACAGATGATTAAAAATTAATTCCTcctctgcattttctttcttctttttcgcAAAATAAAGTTACACATCGCACATCATAAAGTATGGTACTCTCAAATTACATTGACCTCGCCACTTGCGTCAATAGTCAGTGAGTAGAACCAATCAAAAAATATGAATTCACCAGATTATCATGAACGCACCGTCAACTGCACATTGGGCACACCCCTCTGGGTGTTGTCTTCATCACAAAAACTGCTTGTATCTATGTATTAGTTCATGTAAAATGTCTTATGTTAAATAATGTGGGGAGTTTTTACACACCAGCATGCTTTGTATGTTTGTAATGTGTGCAGTAAGAGCTGCATAAGAAGACCACATGACCAGGCACAACAGACCATAAACATGTCACCATGTCCAACCAGACATCAGATTAGCTTGCAACTTAAGCCACTAGGCCAGTCTAATAATAGGTAATCCCCCATCATGCCTCTGTGAAAGATGCTCTGAAACCTGGCCTTTCTGTGCATCCGCTGTGTGACCATATAACCACTAAGTGACAGTTTTAACGTGCAAATGCTATTCTGCTGAACTTGTGGAGAAGGTGGTGTATGGCGATAAGGCAAAGCAGCCCATTGACagaaattaagaaattaaatCACTACTAATAGAGAAAAGTTGCTTGAAATGTTGTAAACATCGTGCAGGTtaagcagcactgactgaagtGGAACTCATTGGCTTACAAAAAGAAAGTAGAGCAGTTCATCAACTCAGGGTGAAATCAGCAACACCTCTGTCATAGCACCTGATGGCACAAAGCATGACTGGACTAACCTGTGAAGGGGTCCTGGGCTGTTGAATCCCACTGCACGCAAATACCCCTCACACTATCATtaccccatcacacacacacacacaccctctgagctttgtgtgtgtagccTACCAACTCCAAGCTCCCGTCAAGTCAGTCATTTATTAAATACTTCTTTATTCAGGCACATGTACAATGTGACTACAAATAGAAACTATGAAATTATTAAATCATTCATTAAAGCATTCATTGATGTTTTTGGCCACCTGGAGCATGCCCTCGAACATGGCTGTGTAAAGTAGCTTCGGTTAAcatgtttaacatgttagcaaacagttgcctatttgcTTATATAGCCTTACTGcagcatatattttttttactgtgtaacAAATGTTCCACTTTGTGAATGGTACATTTAGTGCTGCATTTAGTTATCCATATCTTACTCATGAGCAATTCAAAATTTTCCACTGAGACATTGAGTCATTCTTCATGAGGCcatattattttttatactcttttgaATATAATGTACTTATATGAAGTTGATTTTGTTTGGTATCCTttctattgtctttttttattcttactGTGTACAACAAGACATTTCCCCAGCATtgaatcaataaagtcttatcttacaTGTCTGGTAGAGGCAAAGTGAGgttagcatttatttggacttgtgtgtctgtctacCTGAGAAatatgtctttctgtttttggtctccactaacCCCTGACAGAAATATAGCTACAGGTTGTGTTTCATGgcaagcagctgctgtttggtgctgagcatgTAATTCACAATGGATTTCTCTGAGCTTTTTCcactgcaaacagctgcctaAGAAAAGATGAAGTtggaccaaaacaatgagcttaaAGAAGCTAAAACGCTCAGTAGATCTGAGCAACAGCTTTCACATGGTTAGTTGATCCATTATCGATTTAATAATAttgatttgtgcagctttaacgTCTTGGGGGACACAGAAACGCCTcctgaaacacactgctgtggtTCCAGCTTGGGCCCTCCTCCAGCTGTGGCCCCCCTGGCATCTTCCCACCTCTCACCTCCCTCTACCATCATTATCTAAGGCGGAGAGCTGCTTCCACTTTTCTTGAAACGTCCTGCCGTTTAACACCCATGCACAGCCCTGTGGATTTCCTGTTTTGAGGAGGACAGAGCACTGAACTGCACGTTCATCAAAATCTCGGGACAATGACTCAGTAGCTTTGAAATCAGTCGACTTGGTGGCTTTGGTCTCCTCCACAAGGGCAGCGCAGTCTCCCTCCGGAGCGGCTCCGTCGCCCTTCCTCGCATCGCGCAGTGTACCTTTAAAAGGTTGAACTCGCCGGTCTGCGAACGCTGGACTGTTTCCCCTCTCGGCTCAGCTGTGCGTATCCTCCAGCAGTGACATGGCATAGAGGCGGTGTGTTGTaagcggcggcagcagcagcagcagcagcagcatcctgcaCCATGGACGCTCTCCGACAGCCGAAGCGGCGCGGAGCCTTCGCCGCGCTGGACGCGACTCTGCCCGTTTGGATCTTACTGATCGCGGTTTCGGGACTGAAGGCGGAGGACGACGGAATGGAAGAACTTGCCACCGAGAAGGAAGCCGAGGAAAGTCACCGACAGGACAGCGTTAATTTGCTGAcattcattttactgctgaCCTTAACGATTCTCACCATTTGGCTCTTCAAGCACAGACGGGTCCGGTTCCTCCACGAAACCGGACTGGCAATGATTTACGGTGAGGCTTATTGGATTATATGTtgaatgcgcacacacacgcacagactctctctccttcacagtTAGCACCTTCCCGCGGGCTTTGCATGATTCAGTCTCCCTGGTGGTTGTGCGGCGGCTGCACAGAGGCGATGGGAAGATAAAGCTGAAGACACGGAGATGATTTAACTGAACAAACGCACTGACGCGCCTCCGCATTTCCACCAGCTCACATTGCTCCTCGCTGGCTGGGCCGGTGCTGCTTTCTAGAAGGTGCTGTCGGCTGTTCAGCCTTGTCTGAAA
The Chaetodon auriga isolate fChaAug3 chromosome 3, fChaAug3.hap1, whole genome shotgun sequence DNA segment above includes these coding regions:
- the rp2 gene encoding protein XRP2, with protein sequence MGCFFSKKSKRKSSEKEDRTPTTTTVETTTTSNAVPLGNNTDEAPKQYSWDKREKVDPKDYMLTGLKDVTVGRLPGKLNGQQFVIQECENCNIYVFDHSATITIDDCVNCRIVLGPVKGSVFFRDCKDIKCVVACQQFRTRDCKKMEVFLCCATQPIIESSTGMKFGCFQYYYPELAFHFKDAGLSIFNNNWSNIHDFTPVSGENNWSLLPEASAVLDFVPVPDGESDFKSVRISTDPTRSIVPLTKGGRRKDSEESCLFVFFAGEYTTANARKMIDEATAKGFVLVQTKEVSMRPEDVKRVFQNSAEDLVEWITKGPVTALELNGDGVVDACKNIANEVFSGTKVFVSDNKNTSSRDVDNFFNFADMQMGL